One window of Lepeophtheirus salmonis chromosome Z, UVic_Lsal_1.4, whole genome shotgun sequence genomic DNA carries:
- the LOC121130489 gene encoding uncharacterized protein, which translates to MGGNEIEFSTQMKYLGVVFDQGLTWMEHLKEKAAKVSRKWNMVKAVIGQKWGLTSQKVLWLYEAMVRPIISYGCLIWGHSITTKKSAIKILNKIQRKILLAMTQTLRSTPTAGMESVLGIIPLDLFLQSQATKSRWRTRHFLVDTWDGIGNLPTRRGHHFSSDKIITELQLNQSSDYIKGSRTWIKNQEVNGPDIIIYTDGSKDEEGNTGAGCAITQGDTSLHQSNVSLNKEATVFQAEVFAIAGSVEALTRMEKPSEDVVIRSDSQSAIADILNPFTKNWCKGHCDITGNEFADYLAKRGVKSQNKKLVGVSPSYIKKK; encoded by the exons ATGGGTGgtaatgaaattgaattttcaacaCAAATGAAATACTTAGGGGTTGTTTTTGATCAAGGTCTTACTTGGATGGAACACCTTAAAGAAAAAGCTGCCAAGGTGTCTCGTAAATGGAACATGGTAAAGGCAGTCATAGGACAAAAATGGGGCTTAACCTCCCAAAAAGTTCTCTGGCTGTACGAAGCAATGGTCAGGCCAATTATTTCCTATGGATGCCTCATATGGGGACATTCAATTACCACAAAGAAAAGCGCCATTAAGATACTGaacaaaattcaaagaaaaatacttctGGCAATGACCCAAACACTTCGATCAACGCCGACAGCAGGAATGGAATCCGTCTTAGGTATAATTCCCCTAGACCTGTTTCTTCAATCTCAAGCAACGAAGTCCAGATGGAGAACAAGACACTTCCTTGTAGATACATGGGATGGAATTGGTAACCTTCCTACACGTCGTGGACATCACTTCTCCAGCGATAAAATAATCACTGAACTACAATTAAATCAATCCAGTGATTACATCAAAGGTAGTCGTACATGGATAAAGAACCAAGAAGTAAACGGGCCtgacattattatatatacagatggATCAAAAGATGAAGAAGGCAATACTGGTGCCGGATGTGCAATTACTCAAGGTGATACGTCACTTCATCAATCCAATGTATCATTAAACAAAGAAGCCACTGTCTTCCAAGCAGAGGTCTTTGCTATTGCAGGATCAGTAGAAGCGCTTACTCGAATGGAAAAACCATCAGAAGATGTTGTAATACGATCTGATTCCCAATCAGCTATTGCTGACATCCTTAACCCATTTACCAAGA atTGGTGCAAGGGCCATTGTGATATCACAGGAAACGAATTCGCAGATTATCTAGCAAAGAGAGGCGTGAAGagtcaaaataagaaattggtgGGAGTATCACCAAgttacataaagaaaaaataa